The following are encoded in a window of Staphylococcus piscifermentans genomic DNA:
- a CDS encoding pyridoxal phosphate-dependent decarboxylase family protein has translation MEFNENNIDLETIIRDEVNKYLSRDIGDLPATQQAPLELREKYEKMEVPNKGRDIYEVLKDLNNEVLNYLYRPNHPRSFSFIPGPASRLSWLGDILTTANNIHASNFANATLPINIERNLINYLAGKIGYEIKPAGGVFVSGGSMANLTAIVAARDAQVEMEDIKKATVYLTSQTHHSVGKALHVAGFLKNNIRRIDYNDDFTMNTDSLKAAIDKDIKDGYKPAMVIATAGTTNTGSVDDFTTLGDICDNYNLWLHVDGAYGLSHILSDKAQHLFKGIERSDSASWDAHKLLFQTYSCAMVIVKEKNHLLQSFGEDAEYLDDIASDDDVIDPEMLGIELTRPARALKLWITLQVIGEDEIIERIKYGEGLAEYAEEYVSGLDNWRIISHANLSIVNFRYENSDLTEVQNNQLNSMAAQKIADSGYAIAYTTVLNNQRVIRLCTTNPLTTHDDIRETINRLDQYINDYNMKDA, from the coding sequence ATGGAATTCAATGAGAACAATATCGACTTAGAGACGATTATCAGAGATGAAGTCAATAAATATTTATCCAGAGATATTGGAGACTTACCTGCGACACAACAGGCACCGCTTGAATTGAGAGAGAAATATGAAAAGATGGAAGTGCCGAATAAAGGGCGAGATATTTACGAAGTACTCAAAGATTTAAATAATGAAGTGCTGAATTATTTATATCGTCCGAACCATCCGCGTTCATTCTCATTTATACCAGGTCCAGCATCACGCCTATCGTGGCTTGGAGATATTTTAACGACAGCGAACAATATCCATGCCTCAAATTTTGCTAATGCGACGCTGCCGATCAATATTGAGCGTAATTTAATTAACTACTTAGCAGGAAAAATCGGTTATGAAATCAAACCGGCCGGCGGGGTCTTTGTTTCCGGCGGTTCAATGGCCAATTTAACAGCTATCGTTGCGGCTAGAGATGCACAAGTAGAAATGGAAGATATAAAAAAAGCCACCGTTTATCTCACATCTCAAACCCACCATTCTGTTGGCAAAGCCTTGCATGTTGCAGGCTTCCTTAAAAATAATATCCGCAGAATTGATTACAATGACGACTTTACAATGAATACAGACAGCTTAAAAGCAGCCATTGATAAAGACATTAAAGATGGCTACAAACCTGCTATGGTAATCGCGACTGCCGGCACTACTAATACAGGTTCTGTCGATGATTTCACCACACTTGGAGATATTTGTGACAACTATAATCTTTGGCTCCATGTAGATGGTGCTTATGGCTTGTCTCATATCTTATCCGACAAAGCACAGCACCTATTTAAAGGCATTGAACGTTCAGATAGTGCTAGTTGGGATGCCCACAAACTATTGTTCCAAACGTACAGCTGTGCCATGGTGATTGTGAAAGAAAAGAATCATCTGCTGCAAAGCTTTGGCGAAGATGCTGAGTACTTGGATGATATTGCTTCAGATGATGATGTGATTGATCCAGAAATGTTAGGCATTGAACTTACACGTCCAGCACGTGCTTTAAAATTATGGATTACCTTGCAAGTCATTGGTGAAGATGAAATTATCGAACGTATTAAATACGGTGAAGGTTTAGCAGAATATGCAGAAGAATACGTATCAGGTCTCGATAACTGGCGTATTATCTCACATGCTAATCTTTCTATTGTAAACTTCAGATATGAAAATAGTGATTTAACCGAAGTACAAAATAATCAACTCAATAGTATGGCTGCTCAAAAAATTGCGGATTCTGGTTATGCCATTGCTTATACCACAGTATTAAATAATCAACGTGTCATTCGTTTATGTACAACGAACCCATTAACGACACACGATGACATCAGAGAAACAATCAATCGACTCGATCAATATATTAATGATTACAATATGAAAGATGCTTAA